A genomic segment from Neobacillus sp. YX16 encodes:
- a CDS encoding rhodanese-like domain-containing protein — translation MEYLIIALILFFLFKRNISTNGVNHISTTQLKELLNDKNKQYIDVRTPGEYKGNHIKGFKNIPLNQITQKAEKELNKDKEVIVICQSGMRSQHASKTLKKLGFTNVTNVKGGMSAWS, via the coding sequence ATGGAATATCTTATTATCGCATTAATTCTATTCTTTCTCTTTAAAAGGAATATATCGACAAATGGCGTTAATCATATTTCCACAACACAATTAAAAGAATTATTAAATGACAAGAATAAGCAATATATCGATGTTCGTACACCTGGAGAATATAAAGGCAATCATATCAAGGGATTTAAGAACATCCCTCTAAATCAAATAACTCAAAAAGCAGAAAAGGAATTAAATAAAGACAAAGAAGTGATTGTGATTTGCCAAAGTGGAATGAGAAGCCAACATGCCAGTAAAACACTTAAGAAATTAGGTTTTACTAATGTGACAAATGTCAAAGGCGGCATGAGCGCTTGGTCTTAA
- a CDS encoding DUF3219 family protein, producing the protein MVNEIILDETAIKVYKYEEEKVGTLYKITVDFKVTSEEYHDITTLLYKGTFDVKVPERDLSLRASIYQYSTSFTNLYIKGQVGDFKLVLIEVKV; encoded by the coding sequence ATGGTGAATGAGATTATCTTAGATGAAACAGCCATTAAAGTTTACAAGTATGAAGAAGAGAAGGTAGGTACATTATATAAAATTACAGTCGATTTTAAAGTAACAAGTGAGGAATATCATGATATCACAACACTATTGTACAAAGGTACTTTTGATGTGAAAGTTCCTGAGAGAGATCTATCTCTAAGGGCAAGCATCTATCAGTACTCTACTTCCTTTACAAATTTATATATTAAAGGACAAGTTGGAGATTTTAAGTTAGTTTTGATTGAAGTAAAAGTATAG
- a CDS encoding DsrE/DsrF/DrsH-like family protein translates to MTEKKKTTIVLFSGDYDKAMAAYIIANGAAAYDHEVTIFHTFWGLNALRKDEDIQVKKGFIEKMFGKMMPRGADKMGLSKMNFAGFGPKMIKDVIKKHNAMTLPQLIEMAQEQDVKLVACTMTMDLLGLQEKELLENIEYAGVAAYLADAEEGNVNLFI, encoded by the coding sequence ATGACTGAAAAGAAGAAGACTACCATTGTATTATTTAGTGGTGATTATGATAAAGCGATGGCAGCGTATATTATTGCAAATGGGGCTGCTGCCTATGATCACGAAGTAACTATTTTCCATACTTTCTGGGGTTTGAATGCCCTTCGTAAAGACGAAGATATTCAGGTGAAAAAAGGTTTTATTGAAAAAATGTTTGGGAAAATGATGCCAAGGGGCGCAGATAAGATGGGGCTATCAAAAATGAACTTTGCAGGATTCGGTCCCAAAATGATTAAAGATGTTATCAAAAAGCACAACGCAATGACTCTTCCCCAGTTAATCGAAATGGCTCAAGAACAAGATGTAAAATTAGTTGCCTGCACCATGACAATGGATTTGTTAGGTCTACAGGAAAAAGAACTATTAGAAAACATTGAATATGCAGGAGTGGCTGCCTATTTAGCAGATGCTGAAGAAGGTAATGTGAACCTATTTATATAA
- a CDS encoding spore germination protein produces MRKDRNRFLKDIKLQKVKKNFDAQIEPNLAGESILQQFISDFNISSDLSVTEFPHLTVKIYYFSYLINKDHYEQFLSNIRNITPEELQSFLNHSEFKVLSNMDGIEEAILSGSGILFTEKRAYELPFKEGMGRSISPSETETVILGAHDAFVESIDVNLSLIRKRVMSSQLKAIKLHVGNKAKRTVYLLYIDGVASEKDIEEIKKRILSIKNDAIVDTNMLVQFIDEHPNSPFPQFYTTERPDVIAYKLFDGKVVGLMDNSPFAFCTPVSFFDFMESMDDFGQRWIVSTFIKVTRYIAILVTLLFTALYVAVTTYHYEMIPQALLPTLLESRSKVPFPPVIEALFLEFLLELLREAGARLPTKVGQTIGIVGGIVIGQAAVQAGITSNILIIVVAASAIASFVVPSYLLSASIRIVRFGFIIISGFWGNLGIIFGMGILIIHLSSLTNLNSPYLLPISPMYPKFFKYSLIRGPFKKKAERG; encoded by the coding sequence ATGCGTAAAGATCGCAATCGCTTTTTGAAGGATATCAAACTACAAAAAGTAAAAAAAAATTTTGATGCGCAAATAGAACCAAATTTGGCTGGAGAATCAATTTTACAGCAATTTATAAGCGATTTTAATATTAGTTCTGATTTAAGTGTCACAGAGTTTCCACACCTAACAGTAAAAATATATTACTTTAGCTATCTAATTAATAAAGATCACTATGAACAATTTTTATCAAACATTAGAAATATCACTCCAGAAGAATTACAGTCATTTTTAAACCATTCAGAGTTTAAAGTATTGTCAAATATGGATGGTATTGAAGAAGCCATATTATCTGGCAGTGGTATTTTATTCACAGAAAAACGAGCATATGAGCTGCCTTTTAAAGAGGGTATGGGCCGTTCAATTTCTCCATCTGAAACTGAAACGGTCATACTAGGTGCGCATGATGCTTTTGTTGAATCGATTGATGTGAATTTATCACTTATTCGCAAAAGAGTGATGAGTTCACAACTTAAGGCAATCAAATTGCATGTGGGAAATAAGGCAAAAAGGACTGTTTATTTACTTTATATCGATGGTGTAGCATCCGAGAAGGATATTGAAGAAATTAAAAAACGAATTCTTTCCATAAAAAACGATGCGATTGTAGATACGAATATGCTCGTTCAATTTATTGATGAACATCCCAATTCACCCTTTCCACAATTTTATACAACAGAGAGACCAGACGTCATTGCATATAAATTGTTTGATGGAAAAGTTGTAGGGTTAATGGATAACAGTCCATTCGCATTTTGCACACCAGTCAGTTTTTTTGATTTTATGGAATCGATGGATGATTTCGGGCAAAGATGGATTGTCAGTACATTTATCAAAGTAACGCGGTATATTGCCATTTTAGTTACCTTGTTGTTTACTGCCTTATATGTAGCCGTTACAACCTATCACTACGAAATGATTCCGCAGGCATTACTGCCGACATTGCTGGAGTCACGAAGTAAAGTGCCGTTCCCACCTGTGATTGAGGCGCTTTTTTTAGAATTCTTGTTAGAGCTGTTGAGAGAAGCAGGGGCAAGGCTGCCAACAAAAGTTGGACAGACAATCGGTATTGTTGGCGGTATTGTAATTGGGCAGGCCGCTGTGCAGGCAGGGATTACCAGCAATATCCTAATTATTGTGGTAGCAGCTTCTGCCATTGCGTCATTTGTTGTACCTAGTTATTTATTAAGTGCATCGATTAGAATAGTACGTTTTGGGTTTATTATCATTTCTGGATTTTGGGGTAATCTGGGGATTATTTTTGGAATGGGAATCTTGATTATTCATTTAAGCAGCCTGACCAATTTAAATTCTCCCTATCTATTGCCAATATCGCCTATGTATCCTAAGTTCTTTAAATACTCACTAATAAGGGGTCCATTTAAGAAAAAAGCCGAAAGGGGATGA
- a CDS encoding rhodanese-like domain-containing protein yields the protein MKQMTAKEVEELLNQGKNLNIIDVREVKEVAAGKIPGAVNISLGLLEFRMHELDKSKEYTLVCHSGGRSAQASRYLESYGFNVINMVGGMLAWEGKME from the coding sequence ATGAAACAAATGACAGCAAAAGAAGTGGAAGAATTATTAAATCAAGGCAAGAATTTAAACATCATAGATGTACGTGAAGTAAAGGAAGTTGCAGCTGGTAAGATTCCTGGTGCAGTAAATATTTCCCTGGGGCTTTTAGAATTTCGTATGCATGAATTAGATAAATCAAAAGAGTATACCTTAGTTTGTCATTCCGGTGGAAGAAGTGCTCAGGCTTCGCGCTACCTTGAAAGCTATGGATTTAATGTAATCAACATGGTTGGTGGAATGTTGGCTTGGGAAGGCAAAATGGAATAA
- a CDS encoding LLM class flavin-dependent oxidoreductase → MKLSILDQAPISSNQSPREALQESLKLAQAGENLGYTRYWIAEHHDLPGLACSAPEVMLGYIGSNTKKIRIGSGAVLLPHYKPYKVAEVYNMLATLFPNRIDVGIGRAPGGSAEATNALSDNFLQQVWNMPNSVQDLLYFLDNDIPTEHHHARVSASPIPLIPPIPWLLGTSKKSAILAAEKGLAYAFGQFMSDQDGGAIIKQYKDHFKPRKHNESPQVIVTVTAICAETSEKADEIALSSLVWGLQRKRGEETHGVPDIQDAKDYLRNEKDGLLDDMKKGMIIGNPQEVKKAFLTLQDQYNADEIMIVTITHSPLDKIQSYRLIAEEILK, encoded by the coding sequence ATGAAGTTAAGCATTTTGGATCAAGCCCCCATTTCCTCAAATCAGTCGCCACGAGAGGCATTACAAGAATCTCTGAAGTTAGCCCAAGCCGGAGAAAACTTAGGATACACGAGGTATTGGATAGCAGAACATCATGACCTGCCAGGACTCGCTTGTTCTGCTCCTGAGGTGATGTTAGGTTATATCGGATCAAATACAAAAAAGATTCGAATAGGCTCTGGCGCAGTGTTATTACCACATTATAAACCATACAAAGTTGCAGAAGTATACAATATGCTTGCTACTCTATTTCCTAATCGAATTGATGTGGGGATTGGCCGGGCTCCTGGTGGGTCTGCAGAAGCAACAAATGCCTTATCGGATAACTTTTTACAGCAAGTGTGGAATATGCCAAACTCTGTTCAAGATTTATTATACTTTCTAGACAATGATATACCTACTGAACATCACCATGCGAGAGTGTCGGCTTCTCCAATTCCTTTAATTCCACCGATCCCATGGTTGCTTGGCACTAGTAAAAAAAGTGCAATACTTGCTGCAGAAAAAGGACTAGCATATGCGTTTGGACAGTTTATGAGTGATCAAGATGGCGGAGCTATTATCAAACAATATAAAGATCACTTTAAACCCAGGAAGCATAATGAATCACCACAAGTTATCGTGACTGTTACAGCAATTTGTGCAGAAACGTCTGAAAAGGCAGATGAAATAGCTCTAAGCTCACTAGTGTGGGGTTTACAGAGGAAAAGAGGAGAGGAAACTCATGGGGTGCCAGATATCCAGGATGCGAAGGACTATCTTCGAAATGAAAAAGATGGTCTGCTAGACGATATGAAAAAAGGTATGATTATCGGCAATCCTCAAGAGGTAAAAAAGGCTTTCCTAACACTACAAGACCAATATAATGCGGATGAAATAATGATTGTAACCATTACACACTCACCGTTAGACAAAATCCAATCCTATAGATTGATTGCAGAGGAAATATTAAAATAA
- a CDS encoding DUF2533 family protein, translating to MSVHKDLIKHAQNQNQSYQEFQALDELREQYIEEAVELCKQGKPFTTDKINEVTNKMNRINLRIISLRKNVTVEMVHEYVNSLNKK from the coding sequence ATGAGTGTACATAAAGACTTAATTAAACATGCGCAAAACCAAAATCAAAGTTACCAAGAGTTTCAAGCTTTGGATGAGCTGCGTGAACAATATATTGAAGAAGCCGTTGAATTATGTAAACAAGGAAAGCCTTTTACCACTGATAAAATAAATGAAGTAACAAATAAAATGAACAGAATTAATTTACGAATCATTTCACTTCGAAAAAATGTTACCGTTGAGATGGTTCACGAATATGTAAACTCTTTAAATAAAAAATAA
- a CDS encoding metal-sensitive transcriptional regulator: MDYNDQMKNRVKRIEGQLRGILRMMEENKDCKEVITQLSAARTGIDRTIGVIVSSNLVKCVQEANELDGRSTEEVIQDAVNLLVKSR; this comes from the coding sequence ATGGATTACAATGATCAAATGAAAAATAGAGTAAAACGTATTGAAGGACAATTACGAGGTATTTTGCGAATGATGGAGGAAAATAAGGATTGTAAAGAAGTGATTACTCAGTTATCTGCAGCTAGAACAGGTATTGATCGAACCATTGGAGTTATTGTGAGCTCTAATTTGGTTAAGTGTGTGCAGGAAGCAAATGAATTAGATGGTAGAAGTACGGAAGAGGTAATTCAAGACGCCGTAAACTTACTTGTAAAAAGCCGGTAA
- a CDS encoding DUF2935 domain-containing protein, producing the protein MKNLNPFTPWEEHYFWVNILLDHAIFVRDYLSPVEVNLVGEAVAFIGKFTEVRNRLEQIPKASNVNSQDLVEFSKFSAQVSYDYYRFEGKLLNLQLNNKILINITPTYFNGTLNENGEYLRILQYYMNGTDYAPLPLVDLLDLWLEDQIGHAALLNRALDGIELILHEKVNTLSKLFSAHILKNDAIKGYLRFMPPHFPLQIAFAREVSSTVLAFNQIVENVITLYKGKEVLNATTLRFLEHHFPESCYFLTKLSAFVPEMERPPCSLTSYFKNYHNNY; encoded by the coding sequence GTGAAAAACTTAAATCCATTTACTCCTTGGGAAGAGCATTATTTTTGGGTAAATATACTTTTAGATCATGCCATTTTTGTTAGGGATTATTTATCGCCAGTTGAGGTAAACCTTGTGGGAGAAGCGGTGGCTTTTATTGGTAAATTCACTGAAGTAAGGAATCGACTTGAGCAAATTCCCAAAGCTAGTAATGTAAATTCTCAGGATTTGGTTGAATTTTCTAAGTTTTCCGCTCAGGTTTCCTATGATTATTACCGGTTTGAAGGAAAGCTCCTTAACCTACAATTAAATAATAAAATTCTCATCAACATTACCCCAACCTATTTTAATGGGACATTGAATGAAAACGGAGAATATTTAAGGATTCTCCAGTACTATATGAATGGAACTGATTATGCTCCCTTGCCGTTAGTAGATTTATTGGACTTATGGTTAGAAGATCAGATTGGCCATGCTGCATTATTAAATCGAGCTCTTGATGGTATTGAGCTGATCCTTCATGAAAAAGTGAACACTCTGAGTAAACTTTTTTCTGCACATATTTTAAAAAATGATGCGATAAAAGGGTATTTACGGTTTATGCCTCCTCACTTTCCTTTACAAATTGCCTTTGCACGTGAAGTTAGCAGCACTGTCCTTGCATTTAACCAAATAGTGGAGAACGTCATTACCCTATATAAAGGAAAAGAAGTTTTAAATGCAACAACGCTTCGGTTCTTAGAACACCATTTTCCTGAGTCCTGTTATTTTTTAACGAAACTTAGTGCCTTTGTGCCTGAAATGGAAAGACCCCCTTGTTCTTTAACATCCTATTTTAAAAACTATCACAACAACTATTAA
- a CDS encoding GerAB/ArcD/ProY family transporter has product MKEMLSPFQASILIYLIQSGVTLFSLPRLVAEAFGTNGWIGLIIISFIVNINLVLIWFVYKISKGKSIFEILAIFPKWITLPFCLFIAVVWMLLGIMVMVKFTMIIKVLFYQNVSLFYLLTMFYILTYLLLKKDLYQIAKSTVVIFYFTVWTVFLLAFHLPEFSFIRLTPFIFKGETDILNGGLSIYTALLGYELSILFIHMIERKQLISLLAGNSITSLIYFGVTFVSFGFFSFEQLLKEMYPVITLLGFISIPVLERVENFTFSIFGLKVLVTTVMYLWGSKELLQYQFKRIRPNFLLIGILLISFFLSFIPKVIKEVEKWLTYITYAATVIAFLLPIFLLVIILFTKKMNRKPANE; this is encoded by the coding sequence ATGAAAGAAATGTTATCACCCTTTCAAGCTTCTATTTTGATCTATTTAATCCAATCTGGTGTTACTTTATTTTCTTTGCCCCGGCTTGTTGCCGAAGCTTTTGGAACAAACGGCTGGATTGGACTTATCATCATCTCTTTTATTGTAAATATTAATCTGGTTCTTATTTGGTTTGTATATAAAATAAGTAAAGGGAAGTCCATTTTTGAAATCCTTGCCATTTTTCCTAAATGGATTACACTTCCATTTTGTTTATTCATTGCCGTGGTGTGGATGCTGTTAGGAATAATGGTCATGGTTAAGTTTACAATGATCATAAAAGTATTGTTCTACCAAAACGTGTCCCTTTTTTACTTACTCACAATGTTTTATATATTAACGTATTTGTTGTTAAAAAAAGATCTTTATCAAATCGCAAAATCAACGGTTGTAATATTTTATTTTACCGTTTGGACTGTTTTTTTATTAGCTTTCCATCTTCCAGAATTTAGCTTTATCCGGCTTACTCCGTTTATTTTTAAAGGCGAAACGGATATATTGAATGGGGGGCTTTCTATTTATACAGCCCTTTTAGGTTATGAACTGTCCATTTTATTTATCCACATGATAGAGAGAAAACAATTAATATCTCTACTAGCAGGGAATTCCATTACTTCACTGATTTATTTTGGGGTGACATTTGTCAGTTTTGGATTTTTTAGTTTTGAACAGTTGCTAAAAGAAATGTACCCAGTGATAACACTTTTGGGGTTTATATCTATTCCAGTCCTTGAACGTGTAGAAAATTTTACTTTTTCTATTTTCGGATTAAAGGTGCTTGTGACGACCGTCATGTACCTATGGGGTTCTAAAGAGTTATTACAGTATCAGTTCAAAAGGATAAGACCCAATTTTCTTTTAATTGGCATACTGTTAATAAGCTTTTTCTTATCCTTTATTCCAAAGGTTATTAAAGAAGTAGAAAAATGGTTAACGTATATAACCTATGCTGCTACTGTAATTGCCTTTCTTTTACCGATATTTTTATTAGTAATCATTCTATTTACGAAAAAAATGAATAGGAAGCCAGCCAATGAATAA
- a CDS encoding Ger(x)C family spore germination protein, with amino-acid sequence MNKLFGILIIFLLTGCAEQRIIDDLAMVNAIGYDLTDNETNPIKVTVTFPIITKDGNYDRKTIIVEGKSSKAAKEKVRLKTNFKLESGQMRVSLFGQELAEQGMLPYLHSLVRDASIGTRVMLALAEDDASDILLLQIKNEGQNATYLEQFLTKLNRENVRTNYNMYQFLRDYYDDGIDPILPVFKVEKNNIVYNGIGLFHEDKLVEVLKPSEARYLFLFREEMNKGVFIEQMDVGEKEKVSIMLSYQLKDHQIKVQSTANHQKKASIHIELIGDVIEYSGKEDVSDPKVQKKIENIITKKINQEGKNLILKLQKLQVDPIGINRYVRNSMNYNEWKALNKYQAYQDLNINVEANVILNSSGKWK; translated from the coding sequence ATGAATAAGTTATTTGGAATCTTAATCATATTTTTACTGACTGGTTGTGCCGAACAACGAATAATTGATGATTTAGCGATGGTGAACGCAATAGGCTATGACCTCACGGATAACGAGACTAACCCAATAAAAGTAACGGTTACCTTTCCTATCATAACAAAAGATGGAAATTACGATCGAAAAACGATCATAGTGGAAGGGAAATCAAGTAAAGCTGCTAAGGAAAAAGTACGATTAAAGACTAATTTTAAATTAGAAAGTGGACAAATGCGTGTTTCCTTATTTGGCCAGGAATTAGCCGAACAAGGAATGTTACCCTATCTACATTCTTTAGTTCGGGATGCAAGTATAGGTACAAGAGTAATGTTGGCTTTAGCTGAAGACGATGCAAGTGATATTTTACTGCTGCAAATAAAAAATGAAGGGCAAAATGCTACCTATCTAGAGCAGTTTTTAACAAAGTTGAATAGAGAAAATGTTAGAACGAATTATAATATGTATCAATTTCTTCGAGACTACTATGATGACGGAATAGATCCAATCCTGCCCGTTTTTAAAGTTGAGAAAAATAATATTGTCTATAATGGCATTGGTTTATTTCATGAAGATAAACTAGTAGAAGTCCTGAAACCTTCCGAGGCCCGTTATCTTTTCCTTTTTCGTGAAGAGATGAACAAAGGTGTTTTCATCGAACAAATGGATGTAGGGGAGAAAGAAAAAGTCTCTATCATGCTCTCCTACCAACTAAAGGATCACCAAATTAAGGTTCAATCAACAGCTAATCATCAAAAAAAAGCATCTATTCATATCGAATTAATAGGTGATGTTATTGAATATTCAGGCAAAGAGGATGTTTCAGATCCAAAAGTACAAAAAAAGATTGAAAATATCATTACGAAGAAAATTAATCAGGAAGGTAAGAATCTTATATTAAAATTGCAGAAACTCCAAGTAGACCCAATTGGTATTAATCGATATGTACGAAATTCAATGAATTACAATGAATGGAAAGCATTAAATAAGTATCAAGCCTACCAGGATTTGAACATAAATGTCGAGGCAAATGTTATCTTAAACAGTTCCGGAAAGTGGAAGTAG